The genomic region CGTCTCGGCTTATCCGATTCTGTCTTCACTGTTAAATATGGTGATGGTCAAAAATATGAAATCACGCAAGATATTGAAACTCAAGATGTTGCGGTTGATTTATTACTTAAGAAGTTAATCGAATTTAAGATTATTGCTGAATATTCTAAAATTAGTGGGATTGGCCACCGGGTTGTTGCCGGGGGCGAAGATTTTAAAACATCAGCCTTGATTACTGAAGCATCATTAAAACGCATCGAAGAATTAGCTGAATACGCACCATTGCATAATCCTGCTGAAGCCGGTGTGATCCGCGCCTTCCGTAATATTTTGCCTAATGTGCCACAAGTGGCAGTCTTTGATACCTCTTTCCACACGACAATGCCCGAAGAAAACTATCTTTACAGTCTACCATTAGATTATTATCGTAAATATGGGGCTCGTAAATACGGTGCTCATGGGACTAGTCACCGTTATGTTTCACATCGTGCTGCTGAAATGTTAGGAAAACCATTAGAAGATTTGAAGATGATTACTATGCATCTTGGTAGTGGCGTTTCAATGACTGCTATCAAAGATGGTAAATCATTAGACACTTCAATGGGCTTCACACCACTTGCTGGTGTTACGATGAGTACCCGTTCTGGTGATATCGATGCATCATTAGTCGCTTTCTTAATGAAGAAATTAGATATCAAAGATCCAGAAGAGATGATTGACATCTTGAACAAGAAATCAGGAATTTACGGTATTTCAGGATTATCACCTGATATGCGTGATCTTGAAAAGACAAGAGAAGAACGCCCAGAATCACAATTGGCAATCGATATTTTCGTTAACCGTTTAATCAAGTATGTTGGTTCATACGTTGCGATTATGGGTGGCTTAGATGTCTTAGTGATTACAGCTGGGATGGGTGAAGGCGATATTTTAATGCGTCAACGAATTGGCGATCGCCTTAGCTATTTCGGTGTCGAAGTTGATCCAGAACGGAACAATGTTATGGCACAAGAACGGATTATTAGTACTGATGATTCAAAAGTTAAGGTGCTCCTAGTACCTACAAACGAAGAAGTCATGATTGCCAGAGACGTTATGTCAGTCGGTCAAATTAAATAAGTTTAAAAAGTGATCAGCGTATTGCTGGTCCTTTTTTATTGGAGGTTCAAAGCAATGTCGAGTTTTACAATTTTTTATAGCATCCTAGCAATGGCTTTATTAGTCATTTGGCTAGTCGTGCAGTTTCATATGGTATATCGTGCTAAGAGTAGTCGCGTGATGCGCATCATTTTAACGGTAATTGCAATTGGGTTACTGATTGCCAGTGTTGTTGTCACGGGATCGGTAGATGATAAACTGACAGGTGTTGCATCAGTCATTATCTTGTTAGTCTTCGCCTTTTGGCCAAAAGGGTTTACCAAGACCATGCTAATTGCCAATTTAAATACGGTTCGTCAATTTGCCGCAATTTCGAAGATTGAACTAATCACAAAAGAGGCCGAAACGGTTGTTCAAGTCTTTAGCGGTCAAATTCAAATTACGACGTTAAAATTTAAATTAGATAGCCAAACACTAGCTAAATTCCTCAAAGAACGCTTCCCTGAGAAACGATTAGTGGTTAAATCGGCGTAATCCTTTTATATTACGCGAATTTATGATAGAATATGCTATGCATATCGGGGCCGTTACGGATTCGACATGTGTAGGTGAGCGTGAATTGCACTTCGTAGGTTACGTCTGCGTTAACAACGTTACAGTTAATTATAACTGCAAACAATAACAATTCTTACGCTGTAGCTGCCTAAACACCAGCATAGCGTGATCCGCCTGACTTCACCCAAGGGTTAGATCCGGGTCTCAAATTAATTGGGTTACGTTAAATGCCGCCGTTTGAAGTGTTTAAAAGAGATTTTCAAACTAGTTAGTCCATCCGAGCCTCTGTTGAACGGCGTTTTGGGCTAGCGAATTTCTAAATAGTTCGACTATGAGTGTAGAGATTGACGTGGCAATGCGCATGGACGCGGGTTCAACCCCCGCCGGCTCCATTGGATAAAACAAGGGTTAAGCCAATTAGTTGGCTTAATAAAAGGCATTTAACACTACCGTAACGGTGTTAGATGCCTTTTTTGTTGCAAAAAAATAACAGCCACCAGTGTGACTGTTAAATCAATTGCTTATGCCCAACGATTTGTTTTTGTTGGTAGGAGCATTAAGATGTAGAACCAGATTGTCCCGATCAGTGGTACGAATTCAATGAGAACCCACCAACCTGAGCGGTCTGTATCGTGCAGACGACGGATTTTAACGGATAAAGTTGCGATCCATACAATGAAAACTACGATATTACGGCCCATCGAAATGCCTAAATCACCAATGTTATAAATTTCTGAGATTGGATGCCCGGTCATTGCCTGAATAATCCCAATAATAATGCCACCTAAAATGTAATTAATAATAATTGGCCACCAAAAATCGGGACGATTTGAGGTCCCCGTGAAATCAAGAATACGTGCCCAATATCTTTGATATGATTTTACCATGATAAAAGCCCCTTTCCATTAATCAGCGCTTAACGTTTTTAAACGATAAGAAAAACGCTTTGCTGTTAATAATATTATGGCATATTGCGTTTGCTAATTAACAGTTTTTAGCTTATTAAGCGGTATTAAATGATGAATGAAGCGAGAATGTATAATAACCAAATATGGATTGGGTAGAAGAAGTAGAAAAACGATTTCATACTTCGACCTTTTTGACCGTTGTATAACAGGATTGGAATGATTGCAAAAATCATCATCCATTGGGTATTAGTCGTTAATAAACCAGTAAAGATAAAACCTGAGTTAGCGCCTGCGTTAATAACGGCAAAAACAATAATTGTCAGGCATTGCAGTAACCGATTATTGCGGAAAAGGTAAAAGAAGACACCGATATAAAGAAAAATAGAATTTTCGGCAAGTGTGATGGTTGGAATAACCATGCCGATATTTGCTGCTAACATTGCTGTTTTGGGATTAACTAGTAACAAGATAACGAGTACCGACATCATGATTGGCACGATAATGGCTAAAAAACCAATTACCATTTGCTTGGTATTATGGGCCCGACGACCAGCTGTGATTTCTTGGATTCCATACATTGCTAGGACGGCAATAAATAAATCTGTGAAGATGTTATTGGATAAAGCGATATCACCAACTGTGAAGAATTGCTGAACGAGTCGATCACCAAAATTCATCACCCAAAAGCCGATGAGCAGCTGAGTCAGATAGCGTTTTTGGTTACGTGTGTGCGTGAAACCTTCAACCGCCATGAAAAAGAAAATAGTAGCAACTGGTCTACCGAACCAATCGACCCAGTCAGGGACGCCTGCTCCGGCGAACATCTGGTGGATATGGTCAACAAACATGAGTAAGATTCCTAGAATCTTGATATCAAAATTATTCAGTATCTGCTGTGATTTGGTTTGCATAAGGTAACTCCCATAAAAGATTTAATGGGTATATTATCTCACGTTTTAAGTTTGATGATAAGCATTAAATTCTGGGTGACAATATAAAAAAGCAAAGTCCCAAAAGACTTTGCTTAATGTGCTTATTTGGCAGTTTTACTTGAACCGTCTGCGTAATTTAAAGTAACACCATCTGCAACGTTGAAGATATAAGTGTTAAATTGAATGCTATTATCGCCAATTGACTGACCTTCCATTTGAACCCCACGAGCCAGTAGTTCATTCCCTCTAAAAATGGGTGTTACGCGATAACGCACGTCACTTGAGGGATGCTTTTTAAGATAGGCTGCAATATCCGACTCGTGCGCCAACATTTCGGGGGCATTCAATTGGCGGGTACCGGTGATGAGGTTTTTAGGGTTGTTGTTTTCACCAGTCAGTTGATAACCGATTAAATGACTACGATTATAGAGCC from Latilactobacillus sakei subsp. sakei DSM 20017 = JCM 1157 harbors:
- a CDS encoding DUF805 domain-containing protein translates to MVKSYQRYWARILDFTGTSNRPDFWWPIIINYILGGIIIGIIQAMTGHPISEIYNIGDLGISMGRNIVVFIVWIATLSVKIRRLHDTDRSGWWVLIEFVPLIGTIWFYILMLLPTKTNRWA
- a CDS encoding TraX family protein; protein product: MQTKSQQILNNFDIKILGILLMFVDHIHQMFAGAGVPDWVDWFGRPVATIFFFMAVEGFTHTRNQKRYLTQLLIGFWVMNFGDRLVQQFFTVGDIALSNNIFTDLFIAVLAMYGIQEITAGRRAHNTKQMVIGFLAIIVPIMMSVLVILLLVNPKTAMLAANIGMVIPTITLAENSIFLYIGVFFYLFRNNRLLQCLTIIVFAVINAGANSGFIFTGLLTTNTQWMMIFAIIPILLYNGQKGRSMKSFFYFFYPIHIWLLYILASFII
- a CDS encoding acetate/propionate family kinase, producing the protein MSKILAINAGSSTLKWKLFVMPEEKVIAKGMVDRLGLSDSVFTVKYGDGQKYEITQDIETQDVAVDLLLKKLIEFKIIAEYSKISGIGHRVVAGGEDFKTSALITEASLKRIEELAEYAPLHNPAEAGVIRAFRNILPNVPQVAVFDTSFHTTMPEENYLYSLPLDYYRKYGARKYGAHGTSHRYVSHRAAEMLGKPLEDLKMITMHLGSGVSMTAIKDGKSLDTSMGFTPLAGVTMSTRSGDIDASLVAFLMKKLDIKDPEEMIDILNKKSGIYGISGLSPDMRDLEKTREERPESQLAIDIFVNRLIKYVGSYVAIMGGLDVLVITAGMGEGDILMRQRIGDRLSYFGVEVDPERNNVMAQERIISTDDSKVKVLLVPTNEEVMIARDVMSVGQIK